The proteins below are encoded in one region of Salmo salar chromosome ssa02, Ssal_v3.1, whole genome shotgun sequence:
- the LOC106592984 gene encoding CMRF35-like molecule 2: protein MRILLIVILLSFMTGCLSSFKVTGYSGGTVIIYCHYYTEERSHEKYFCVGQYSWRCKDIIRTGLKNTWVHRGRFSLYDNTGGNYFKVIIRQLTRQDEGTYWCGVDKPTIPDSYTKVELDVKEDDCCKND from the exons ATGAGGATCCTGCTGATagtcatcctcctctccttcatgacAG GTTGTTTGAGCTCCTTCAAAGTGACAGGATACTCTGGAGGAACTGTCATCATCTACTGTCATTATTACACAGAAGAAAGAAGTCATGAGAAATATTTCTGCGTGGGGCAGTATAGCTGGAGATGTAAGGATATAATCAGAACTGGATTGAAGAACACCTGGGTACACAGAGGTAGATTCTCTCTGTATGACAACACTGGAGGAAACTACTTCAAGGTGATCATCAGACAACTGACCAGACAAGATGAAGGGACCTACTGGTGTGGAGTGGACAAACCTACTATACCTGACAGTTATACCAAGGTAGAGCTGGATGTGAAGGAGG atgactgctgtaaga ATGACTGA